A region from the Gymnogyps californianus isolate 813 chromosome 14, ASM1813914v2, whole genome shotgun sequence genome encodes:
- the LOC127021827 gene encoding LOW QUALITY PROTEIN: protocadherin beta-15-like (The sequence of the model RefSeq protein was modified relative to this genomic sequence to represent the inferred CDS: inserted 1 base in 1 codon): MAIARQVLCLSAFLSLPHARAEPIRYSVAEEGESGSVVANVAEDAGLAPAQLSARRARLASEDGRQRLRLDRGTGRLVVAERLDREELCGQSATCTLPFELLLANPLQFFRVEVAVEDINDHSPVFPEEQVTLKIPETSNPGSRFPLEGARDLDVGSNSIQAYSIAPENEYFSVSFGSRVKGKKYLELILEKPLDREEQAEVGFSLIAVDGGSPPRSGTTQIHIVVLDVNDNAPIFTQELYVGQVLENAPEGSVVLSVVATDRDVGVNGDISYQFSQAVGQRHSAFAIDATSGEIKLTKPLDFEVAENHELSVRATDGGGLSAICKVLVEVVDVNDNAPELVVSSFSSPLPENAVPGTVVALFTARDRDAGANGKISCALEDQLSFSLRPAYKNYYELVSVSALDREETARYILTVTAADAGSPPLTTTQTFTVDISDVNDNVPVFSQTSYTMYVRENNVPTVLVGAVSASDADVGLNAKVTYSLAPAHPAERPPCSCISVNSENGQVFVLRPLDYEQVRQIEVLVSASDAGSPPLSANVTVRLVVVDENDNAPLVLYPSQDSSAPSSELVPVSAEAGYLVTKVVAVDADSGQNSWLSYHLLRASDPGLFAVGAQSGXVRLRRPVTERDAVKQKLVVLVRDNGRPPLSATAVLSALVLKDFSDVRLPHSSLATEDEGGSLTTSLIISLVFVSLLFLASVAAFIARKTCKREDVKGGHVLYGTGPVQSGLGEAAGAGTLPHAYCYEISLTTGSGNSEFKFLKPILPSLPPQPCATGGGTDDEQEFPRGPVSAEDLAPDKPGTLSAEHFNRLSFN; this comes from the exons ATGGCGATCGCAAGGCAAGTGCTttgtctctctgctttcctctccctgccgcACGCTCGCGCCGAGCCCATCCGCTACTCCGTAGCCGAGGAGGGGGAGAGCGGCTCCGTGGTAGCCAACGTGGCGGAGGACGCGGGGCTGGCCCCGGCGCAGCTCTCGGCTCGCCGCGCCCGCCTGGCCTCGGAGGACGGCCGGCAGCGCTTGCGCTTAGACCGCGGCACCGGCCGCCTCGTCGTGGCGGAGAGGCTGGACCGGGAGGAGCTGTGCGGGCAGTCCGCTACGTGCACGCTCCCCTTCGAGCTCCTGCTGGCAAACCCGCTGCAGTTCTTTCGGGTCGAGGTGGCCGTGGAGGACATCAATGACCACTCGCCCGTTTTCCCGGAGGAACAGGTCACTTTGAAGATCCCGGAAACGAGCAACCCGGGCTCGCGTTTCCCGCTGGAGGGGGCTCGGGACCTGGATGTTGGCAGCAACAGCATCCAGGCTTACAGCATTGCTCCTGAGAACGAGTACTTTAGTGTCTCCTTTGGGAGTCGGGTTAAGGGCAAGAAGTATTTGGAACTGATCTTGGAAAAGCCGCTAGACAGAGAGGAGCAGGCGGAGGTGGGTTTCAGTCTCATCGCTGTGGACGGAGGCTCTCCGCCCAGGAGCGGGACCACCCAAATCCACATTGTTGTTCTCGATGTAAATGACAACGCTCCCATCTTCACGCAGGAGCTGTACGTTGGGCAGGTTTTGGAAAATGCGCCGGAGGGCTCTGTGGTTCTCAGCGTGGTGGCAACCGATCGGGATGTGGGCGTTAATGGGGACATCAGCTATCAGTTCAGCCAAGCGGTGGGCCAGAGGCACTCAGCATTTGCGATTGACGCCACGAGCGGTGAAATCAAACTCACAAAGCCTCTGGACTTTGAGGTGGCAGAGAATCACGAGCTCAGCGTGCGGGCCACAGACGGCGGGGGCCTCTCGGCAATCTGCAAGGTGTTGGTGGAGGTGGTGGATGTGAACGACAATGCACCGGAGCTGGTGGTCAGTTCCTtcagcagccccctccccgaGAACGCAGTACCCGGCACGGTGGTGGCCCTCTTTACTGCCAGGGACCGGGATGCAGGTGCCAACGGGAAGATCTCCTGTGCCCTTGAAGACCAGCTGTCCTTCTCCCTGCGGCCAGCCTATAAGAATTACTACGAGCTGGTGAGCGTGAGCGCGCTGGACCGGGAGGAGACGGCACGTTACATCCTCACTGTCACAGCAGCAGACGCGGGCTCACCTCCTCTCACGACCACCCAGACCTTCACGGTGGACATCTCCGATGTCAACGACAACGTGCCTGTCTTCAGCCAGACTTCGTACACCATGTACGTGCGTGAGAACAATGTCCCCACGGTGCTCGTTGGAGCCGTCAGCGCCTCGGATGCTGACGTGGGGCTCAATGCCAAGGTGACCTATTCCCTGGCACCGGCCCACCCCGCAGAGCGGCCTCCTTGCTCCTGCATCTCCGTGAACTCTGAGAACGGGCAGGTGTTTGTGCTGCGGCCTCTCGACTACGAGCAGGTGAGGCAGATCGAGGTCTTGGTGAGCGCCTCCGACGCGGGGTCGCCGCCCCTCAGTGCCAACGTCACCGTCCGCCTTGTCGTGGTGGACGAGAATGACAATGCGCCACTGGTGCTGTACCCGTCGCAGGACAGCAGCGCACCGTCCAGCGAGCTGGTGCCCGTGTCGGCTGAGGCGGGCTACCTCGTCACCAAAGTGGTGGCCGTCGACGCCGACTCGGGGCAGAACTCGTGGCTCTCGTACCACCTGCTGAGGGCCAGCGATCCGGGGCTGTTTGCGGTGGGTGCCCAAAGTG AGGTGCGACTGAGGAGGCCCGTGACGGAGAGAGACGCCGTGAAGCAGAAGCTCGTCGTCCTGGTGCGAGACAACGGGCGGCCACCGCTGTCGGCCACTGCCGTGCTGAGCGCGCTCGTGCTCAAAGACTTCTCAGACGTGCGCCTACCGCACAGCAGCCTGGCCACGGAGGACGAGGGTGGCTCCCTGACAACCTCTTTAATCATTTCCTTGGTCTTTGTCTCACTCCTCTTCCTCGCATCCGTGGCAGCCTTCATCGCTCGCAAGACGTGCAAGAGAGAGGACGTGAAGGGTGGGCACGTGCTTTACGGCACCGGCCCCGTGCAGAGCGGCCTGGGCGAGGCGGCCGGTGCAGGCACCCTGCCCCACGCCTATTGCTACGAGATCAGCCTCACGACGGGCTCGGGCAACAGCGAGTTCAAGTTCCTGAAGCCCAtcctccccagcctgccacCGCAGCCCTGTGCCACGGGCGGGGGCACCGACGATGAACAGGAGTTCCCCCGTGGCCCTGTCAGCGCGGAGGACCTGGCACCAGACAAGCCAGGGACGCTCTCTGCGGAACACTTCAATAGGCTTTCCTTTAACTAG